A genomic window from Osmerus eperlanus chromosome 5, fOsmEpe2.1, whole genome shotgun sequence includes:
- the LOC134020959 gene encoding ras association domain-containing protein 10-like: MDPDECKISVWVCREEKLVSGLSKRTTSADVVKVLLEDQNLQQGASAGMLSGAPHSYCIVEKWRGFERILPNKTKILRLWSAWGDEQENVRFVLVKTDASLPNNGPRSAEARVVQSKDSPCVFKGAPRVTMAITQEKQRRIVRKAFRKLDKINKKKEESVTKDKSSVEKMETLVHLVISQDHTIRQQIQRVTELDREIDRYEAKVHFDRIKRHGVNYVQDTYMVDSSSETVSKAQKDIPCTAEAIAQFEEYARRCEEVIRLQEELTEREALMESITGEIQEELNQRWMKRRRDELSGKDTDSLADSVDLSTAAAAAPSAGATSGPAETDVDSLSENDLVVEEERIKTQLDTSLYIGLRLNTDLEAIRGDLDLSQELWDAKEKELTALMAKVDAMDLMEEKLTEVVEEESVVTEADILPSLEKSGWVEQARGLSKTCNTNDEDSDTGLSSMHSQDSDNPPVCESLV, encoded by the coding sequence ATGGATCCAGACGAATGCAAAATCTCGGTTTGGGTGTGCCGAGAGGAGAAGCTGGTCTCCGGGCTATCCAAACGCACCACCAGCGCCGATGTTGTGAAAGTTCTCCTGGAAGATCAGAACTTGCAGCAAGGTGCGTCCGCGGGGATGCTGTCCGGCGCGCCACATTCCTACTGCATAgtagagaaatggagagggtTCGAGAGGATCTTACCCAACAAAACGAAAATCCTCCGTCTCTGGAGCGCATGGGGGGATGAGCAGGAAAACGTGAGGTTTGTGCTGGTGAAAACGGACGCGTCGTTACCGAACAACGGACCAAGGAGTGCTGAGGCGCGCGTCGTTCAGAGCAAGGACAGCCCGTGCGTTTTCAAAGGAGCGCCGCGGGTCACTATGGCTATCACCCAGGAAAAGCAACGGCGAATTGTCAGAAAAGCTTTTCGAAAGTTGGACAAAATcaacaaaaagaaagaagagtCTGTGACCAAGGACAAGTCCTCTGTGGAGAAAATGGAGACCCTGGTGCACTTGGTGATATCTCAGGACCACACCATTCGCCAGCAGATCCAGAGGGTCACAGAACTAGACAGAGAGATCGACAGGTACGAGGCTAAAGTACACTTTGACCGAATTAAAAGACATGGCGTAAACTATGTGCAGGACACATACATGGTGGACTCGAGTTCGGAAACTGTCTCGAAAGCACAGAAGGACATCCCGTGCACAGCGGAGGCCATCGCTCAATTTGAGGAGTACGCGCGCAGATGCGAAGAGGTCATTCGGCTTCAGGAGGAGCTGACTGAGCGCGAGGCGCTCATGGAGAGCATCACAGGTGAGATCCAAGAAGAACTCAACCAAAGGTGGATGAAACGACGACGGGATGAGCTCTCGGGCAAAGATACAGACAGTTTAGCCGACTCTGTGGACTTGAGTACGGCAGCTGCTGCAGCTCCGTCCGCTGGCGCAACCTCCGGGCCCGCGGAGACAGATGTTGACAGTTTATCGGAGAACGACTtggtagtggaggaggagagaatcaAAACACAGCTAGACACGAGTTTATACATCGGTCTCCGTTTGAACACGGATTTAGAGGCTATTAGGGGTGATTTGGACTTAAGCCAGGAGTTATGGGACGCGAAAGAAAAAGAGCTAACGGCTTTGATGGCCAAAGTAGACGCAATGGATttaatggaggagaaacttaccGAGGTTGTTGAAGAGGAGTCCGTTGTTACCGAGGCTGACATTTTGCCCTCCCTGGAAAAGAGCGGGTGGGTGGAGCAGGCTCGGGGTCTATCCAAGACCTGCAACACAAACGACGAGGACTCGGACACCGGCCTAAGCTCAATGCATAGTCAAGACTCAGACAATCCCCCCGTGTGCGAGTCACTGGTTTAA